A single genomic interval of Nycticebus coucang isolate mNycCou1 chromosome 21, mNycCou1.pri, whole genome shotgun sequence harbors:
- the CABLES2 gene encoding CDK5 and ABL1 enzyme substrate 2 isoform X1: MAAAAAGGAPGPAPSPTRPPPPAVASAARAPQQALRRRGDSRRRQAALFFLNNISLDGRPPSLGPGGEKPPPPPAETREPPAPPPPEPPAGPPARTPAPQGLLSPTQVPTGLVLDGQRQRRRVTSQRCSLEFLEDAVGCSSVQRTKHTSGSPRHKGLKKTHFIKSMRQYDTRNSRIVLICAKRSLCAAFSVLPYGEGLRVSDLRVDIQKQRHPSGGTSVSPEMVFELEGVELGADGKVVSYAKFLYPTNALVAHKSDNHGPLPPPRPSIPRALPGSRHKPAPAKSAPASTELGSDVGDAPEYNPNLLDDPQWPCGKHKRVLIFASHMTTVIEYVKPSDLKKDMNETFREKFPHIKLTLSKIRSLKREMRNLSEECSLEPVTVCMAYVYFEKLVLQGKLHKQNRKLCAGACVLLAAKVSSDLRRNQVKQLIDVSTQGSGHTDQSGCHTAPLNPDSRAARATARGHLSPLTWLTPAQGYCLLLRLGWAAHT, from the exons ATGGCCGCGGCTGCGGCGGGTGGAGCCCCgggccctgcccccagccccaccagGCCCCCGCCGCCCGCCGTCGCCTCGGCAGCCCGGGCCCCGCAGCAGGCCTTGAGGAGGCGCGGGGACTCGCGACGCCGCCAGGCTGCGCTCTTCTTCCTCAACAACATCTCACTGGACGGCCGGCCCCCAAGCCTGGGCCCGGGCGGAGAGAAGCCCCCGCCGCCGCCTGCCGAGACCCGCGAGccgcccgcgccgccgccgcccgaaCCCCCCGCCGGGCCACCCGCCAGGACACCCGCGCCCCAGGGCCTGCTCAGCCCCACGCAGGTGCCCACTGGGCTCGTCCTAGATGGACAGCGCCAGAG GAGACGAGTCACCTCCCAGCGCTGCTCCCTTGAGTTTCTAGAAGATGCAGTGGGATGCAGCTCGGTACAGAG AACCAAGCACACCTCTGGGTCACCAAGACACAAAGGCCTGAAGAAGACGCACTTCATCAAGAGCATGCGGCAGTATGACACCAGGAACAGCAG GATCGTGCTCATCTGTGCCAAGAGGTCCCTATGTGCGGCCTTCTCAGTCCTGCCCTACGGAGAGGGCCTGCGGGTCAG TGACCTGCGGGTAGACATCCAGAAGCAGAGGCATCCATCCGGTGGCACTTCCGTTTCTCCCGAGATGGTCTTTGAGTTGGAAGGTGTCGAGCTGGGAGCAGACGGCAAG GTTGTGTCTTATGCGAAGTTCCTGTACCCTACCAACGCCCTGGTGGCACACAAGAGTGACAACCATGGCCCACTGCCCCCACCTCGGCCCAGCATCCCCCGGGCTTTGCCAGGCTCAAGACACAAACCGGCTCCTGCCAAGTCAGCGCCAGCCAGCACAGAGTTAG GGAGTGATGTGGGGGATGCTCCGGAGTATAACCCCAACCTGCTGGATGACCCTCAGTGGCCCTGCGGCAAGCACAAACGAGTCCTCATCTTTGCATCCCACATG ACCACGGTGATAGAATACGTGAAGCCCTCAGACCTCAAGAAGGACATGAACGAGACCTTCAGAGAGAAGTTCCCACACATCAAACTGACATTGAGCAAAATCCGGAG TCTGAAGCGGGAGATGCGGAACCTGTCTGAGGAATGCAGCCTGGAGCCTGTGACCGTGTGCATGGCCTACGTGTACTTCGAGAAGCTCGTCCTGCAGGGCAAGCTCCACAAGCAGAACCGCAAGCTGTGCGCTGGGGCCTGCGTGCTGCTGGCCGCCAAGGTCAGCAGTGACCTGCGCAGGAACCAAGTGAAGCAGCTCATTGATGTGAGTACACAGGGCTCTGGCCACACTGACCAGTCAGGCTGCCACACGGCACCTCTCAACCCAGACTCAAGGGCTGCAAGGGCCACGGCCAGAGGGCATCTCAGTCCACTCACCTGGCTGACACCTGCCCAGGGCTACTGCCTGCTACTCAGGCTTGGCTGGGCAGCCCACACCTGA
- the RPS21 gene encoding 40S ribosomal protein S21, whose translation MQNDAGEFVDLYVPRKCSASNRIIGAKDHASIQMNVAEVDKVTGRFNGQFKTYAICGAIRRMGESDDSILRLAKADGIVSKNF comes from the exons ATGCAGAACGACGCCGGCGAGTTCGTGGACCTGTACGTGCCTAGGAAATG CTCCGCCAGCAACCGCATCATCGGTGCTAAGGACCACGCATCTATCCAGATGAACGTGGCTGAG GTTGACAAGGTTACCGGTAGATTTAATGGCCAGTTTAAAACCTATGCCATCTGTGGGGCCATTCGCAGGATG ggCGAATCAGATGATTCCATTCTCCGATTGGCCAAGGCTGATGGCATCGTTTCAAA GAATTTCTGA
- the CABLES2 gene encoding CDK5 and ABL1 enzyme substrate 2 isoform X2: MAAAAAGGAPGPAPSPTRPPPPAVASAARAPQQALRRRGDSRRRQAALFFLNNISLDGRPPSLGPGGEKPPPPPAETREPPAPPPPEPPAGPPARTPAPQGLLSPTQVPTGLVLDGQRQRRRVTSQRCSLEFLEDAVGCSSVQRTKHTSGSPRHKGLKKTHFIKSMRQYDTRNSRIVLICAKRSLCAAFSVLPYGEGLRVSDLRVDIQKQRHPSGGTSVSPEMVFELEGVELGADGKVVSYAKFLYPTNALVAHKSDNHGPLPPPRPSIPRALPGSRHKPAPAKSAPASTELGSDVGDAPEYNPNLLDDPQWPCGKHKRVLIFASHMTTVIEYVKPSDLKKDMNETFREKFPHIKLTLSKIRSLKREMRNLSEECSLEPVTVCMAYVYFEKLVLQGKLHKQNRKLCAGACVLLAAKVSSDLRRNQVKQLIDKLEERFRFNRRDLIGFEFTVLVALELALYLPENQVLPHYRRLTQQS, translated from the exons ATGGCCGCGGCTGCGGCGGGTGGAGCCCCgggccctgcccccagccccaccagGCCCCCGCCGCCCGCCGTCGCCTCGGCAGCCCGGGCCCCGCAGCAGGCCTTGAGGAGGCGCGGGGACTCGCGACGCCGCCAGGCTGCGCTCTTCTTCCTCAACAACATCTCACTGGACGGCCGGCCCCCAAGCCTGGGCCCGGGCGGAGAGAAGCCCCCGCCGCCGCCTGCCGAGACCCGCGAGccgcccgcgccgccgccgcccgaaCCCCCCGCCGGGCCACCCGCCAGGACACCCGCGCCCCAGGGCCTGCTCAGCCCCACGCAGGTGCCCACTGGGCTCGTCCTAGATGGACAGCGCCAGAG GAGACGAGTCACCTCCCAGCGCTGCTCCCTTGAGTTTCTAGAAGATGCAGTGGGATGCAGCTCGGTACAGAG AACCAAGCACACCTCTGGGTCACCAAGACACAAAGGCCTGAAGAAGACGCACTTCATCAAGAGCATGCGGCAGTATGACACCAGGAACAGCAG GATCGTGCTCATCTGTGCCAAGAGGTCCCTATGTGCGGCCTTCTCAGTCCTGCCCTACGGAGAGGGCCTGCGGGTCAG TGACCTGCGGGTAGACATCCAGAAGCAGAGGCATCCATCCGGTGGCACTTCCGTTTCTCCCGAGATGGTCTTTGAGTTGGAAGGTGTCGAGCTGGGAGCAGACGGCAAG GTTGTGTCTTATGCGAAGTTCCTGTACCCTACCAACGCCCTGGTGGCACACAAGAGTGACAACCATGGCCCACTGCCCCCACCTCGGCCCAGCATCCCCCGGGCTTTGCCAGGCTCAAGACACAAACCGGCTCCTGCCAAGTCAGCGCCAGCCAGCACAGAGTTAG GGAGTGATGTGGGGGATGCTCCGGAGTATAACCCCAACCTGCTGGATGACCCTCAGTGGCCCTGCGGCAAGCACAAACGAGTCCTCATCTTTGCATCCCACATG ACCACGGTGATAGAATACGTGAAGCCCTCAGACCTCAAGAAGGACATGAACGAGACCTTCAGAGAGAAGTTCCCACACATCAAACTGACATTGAGCAAAATCCGGAG TCTGAAGCGGGAGATGCGGAACCTGTCTGAGGAATGCAGCCTGGAGCCTGTGACCGTGTGCATGGCCTACGTGTACTTCGAGAAGCTCGTCCTGCAGGGCAAGCTCCACAAGCAGAACCGCAAGCTGTGCGCTGGGGCCTGCGTGCTGCTGGCCGCCAAGGTCAGCAGTGACCTGCGCAGGAACCAAGTGAAGCAGCTCATTGAT AAGTTAGAAGAAAGGTTTCGGTTCAATAGGCGAGATCTAATTGGGTTTGAGTTCACAGTGCTCGTGGCTTTGGAACTTGCTCTGTACCTTCCCGAGAACCAAGTGTTACCTCATTACCGACGCCTCACCCAGCAGTCCTAG